A region of the Corynebacterium renale genome:
GGTTTTCAAGACCGGTGCATTCGGCCGCTCTGCCACATCTCCAAATATCCCAGGCGCGCACGAGCGCGCTGCGACACATGGAATCGTACCGCATGGGTCGGCAAAACCTCTAAAGTGGGCCCCATGCTTGCTTATGAGGTCGTGAATAAGGAATTAGTACGCACGGAGCGCCCCCGCCCGGAACCTAAATCGGGCGAGGTACTTGTGGAGGTCGCGGGCGTCGGCGTAAATCGCGGCGACGTGCTCCAGGTCGCGGGCCATTACCCGCCGCCACCTGGGGTGACGGATATTCCAGGGTTGGAGTGTTCGGGCACGATCCTGGACGCCGGGGACACGAACATGGAGGTCGGACAGAAGGTGTCGTGCCTGCTCGCGGGCGGCGCCTACGCCGAATATGTGGCTGTTCCCGCAGGTCAGGTGGCCCCGATTCCGGAACCCCTGACCACGATTGAGGGCGGTTCGATTATCGAGGTCGCCGCCACCGTGTGGTCCAACCTGGGCATGGTCGCGGGCCTGCGCGAAGGCCACCGGGTGCTCATACATGGGGGTGCGGGCGGGATTGGGTCCTTCGCGATCCAACTGTGCGCTGCGCTCGGCGCGGAGGTCGCGGTGACTGCGGGGTCGCAGGAAAAGTTGGATTATTGCGCGTCGTTGGGCGCGACCACCTTGATCAATTACAAGGAAGAGGATTTCGCGGAGCGCCTGAAGGGTTCCTGCGACATCATCTTGGACATCATGGGTGCAAAGTATTTGGCCGGCAACATCCGTTCGCTTGCCGACGACGGCCAGCTGGTCATCATCGGCCTACAGGGAGGAACCCGGGCGGAGATCAACCTGGGTGCTTTGCTACCGAAACGCCTTTCCATTCACGGCCGCACCTTGCGCGCGCGGTCGCTCGAGGATAAGGCTGAGATTGTGCGTTCCACCGTGGAAAACGTGTGGCCTCTACTCGCGGAGGGGAAGATTGTGCACCACAGCCGCACACTTCCGTTCGAGGAGGCGGCACGCGCCCACGAGCTCCTCACGTCGGGTGAGAATACCGGCAAGCTGGTGCTCGAGGTTTAGGCCAGGGAGGCGACGACGCGGGTGAGGTGCTCGATGTCGTGGTTCTGGGTGTAAGGCCCGGCCGCCACGGTGATCGAGCCGTCGGCGTTGAAGCCGGCCATCATGCCATTATCGACGAGACGCTGCTGAATCGTTTCCGCAGGCACGCCCTTAATCGTGAAGGTGATGCGCGGGGTGCGGTCGAGGGCCTCCCCGACTTCCCACTCACGCGGCACACTTTCGACCTCTACGGCCGGCAGCGAACCGATGAAAGTAGTGAGGTCTCCTGCGAGTTCCCGCATGCGGGTTTCCAGGCCGGCGTCGAAAAGCGTTGTGTAATGCGCCAACGTCGGGGCAACGCCACCAGCGAGAATGCCAGAGACTGGGGGAACGTCCAGGTTACGCATGCGGGAAAACATGCGCTCGTTGCGGAAAATCAGGGCGGCGAGATCCGGGCCACCCATCGCGCCGAGATTCATGGCGACGATGTCCGCGCCCCAGGCGTCCATGTCGAAGCGGCGGTACGGGGCGTAGGCGGTGGCGTCGATAAGCACCCAAGAGCGCGACTTCGCGCGCGCCGCATCCACAATCTCCCCCACCGGCTGCACCGAACCAAAGAGCGGGTGCGCCGCGGGTAGCGCCACCAAGCGCGTACCGCCGTTGACTAGCTTGGAATACTGCGCCGGATCCAGAATACCGTCAGTGAACTGGGCGAAACGGACATCGCCGCCAGCGTGGGCGTCGCCACGCGTGAGCACCATCGACCCACCATGCCGCATCAGGGGGCCCATCGCACGCACCAGCGCTCCGTACAATTCGCCCACCGTTGCACCTAAAACCACCTGGCCCGGCGCAACCCCCGCAAAATCAGCGACCGCCTTGCGAGCCTGATCGCGCAACACATCCGCGCGAGTGACCCAGCCGTCCTCGGTCCGGACCGGGGCCGTAACAGACCGCGCGGCGCGTGCGATACCAACAGAAACACGCTCCGGAACCAGCGGATTTTCATGCGCGTTGAGATAGGTCCAGCCATCGCCGAGTGTGACGTATAAACCTCGGACAGACGGCACATCGAAAGAAGCCATCCCCGAACCTCCCTAACTATCCAGACATATTACGCACTCGCTGCACGGAGCATATGGGAAAGACAATACCCCAACGGAATCACGATTCCTACAGACGGCCGGCTAGGCTAGTCAACTGTGTCTACAGAAAGCAATGCCGCAAAGCTCAACGCCGACGTCGCGCGCATGACCTCCCCACCAGGAGACCACGCGCCCGCCTCCGACTCAATGACAGTGCGCGCCGCCTGGCACGACCTCTCCCGCGGCTTCAAGCAGCACGAACTGTGGCTACAGCTCGGGTGGCAGGACATCAAGCAACGCTACAAGCGCTCCGTTCTTGGGCCCCTGTGGATCACCATCGCGACGGGCGTCATGGCGCTTGCCCTCGGTCTTTTATATTCCGTCCTGTTCAAGGTTCCCCTGGACGTTTTCCTGCCGCACGTGACGGTAGGACTGATTTTCTGGACCTTTATTTCCGGGTGCATTAAGGAAGGCTCGGATGTTTTCATCGACAACGAAGGCCTGA
Encoded here:
- a CDS encoding NAD(P)H-quinone oxidoreductase translates to MLAYEVVNKELVRTERPRPEPKSGEVLVEVAGVGVNRGDVLQVAGHYPPPPGVTDIPGLECSGTILDAGDTNMEVGQKVSCLLAGGAYAEYVAVPAGQVAPIPEPLTTIEGGSIIEVAATVWSNLGMVAGLREGHRVLIHGGAGGIGSFAIQLCAALGAEVAVTAGSQEKLDYCASLGATTLINYKEEDFAERLKGSCDIILDIMGAKYLAGNIRSLADDGQLVIIGLQGGTRAEINLGALLPKRLSIHGRTLRARSLEDKAEIVRSTVENVWPLLAEGKIVHHSRTLPFEEAARAHELLTSGENTGKLVLEV
- a CDS encoding aminotransferase class V-fold PLP-dependent enzyme, which encodes MASFDVPSVRGLYVTLGDGWTYLNAHENPLVPERVSVGIARAARSVTAPVRTEDGWVTRADVLRDQARKAVADFAGVAPGQVVLGATVGELYGALVRAMGPLMRHGGSMVLTRGDAHAGGDVRFAQFTDGILDPAQYSKLVNGGTRLVALPAAHPLFGSVQPVGEIVDAARAKSRSWVLIDATAYAPYRRFDMDAWGADIVAMNLGAMGGPDLAALIFRNERMFSRMRNLDVPPVSGILAGGVAPTLAHYTTLFDAGLETRMRELAGDLTTFIGSLPAVEVESVPREWEVGEALDRTPRITFTIKGVPAETIQQRLVDNGMMAGFNADGSITVAAGPYTQNHDIEHLTRVVASLA